The following nucleotide sequence is from Actinomycetota bacterium.
GCGCCACAGACGACGACGAGGATCACGATCAGCGCCGCGTGGCGTTTCAGGATTCGCTGGGCTGCTTCGCTCAGCTCCATGGTTGCCGGTTCATCCCCCCCGACTCGAGTCCGCTCGCGGCCGGTCAGGGACGTCGATTCACCCACGCCGAGCCGCTTGGGGCAGGATCCGTCCCGGCCGGGAGCCGAACACGACCTCTCTGACGTATTTGGGCTACGCCGGTTGCGCGAGGGGATCTAGCCGAAGACCTGGAGGTACTCGAGGATGCCGTTCTGGCGGGCGAAGGCCGCGGCGGCCAGCCGGGAGTGCACCCCCAGCTTCCCGAGGACGTGCTGGACATGCGTGCGGGCGGTGTCCGGGCTGATCACCAGGGCCTCGGCGATGGTCTGGTTGTTGCCGCCCGCGGCGAGCAGTGCGAGGACCTCCCGCTCCCGGGACGTAAGCCTGGACACCATGCGCAGGCTGCGGTCCCGGTCCTGGCGCAGCGCCATGAGCCGGGCCAGGAGGTCGCCCAGCATGGTCGGCGGGACCAGGGTCTCCCCCCGGTGGATGGCCCGGGTGGCTCCCACCAGCTCGGACAGCCGGCAGCTCTTGGCCAGGTAGCCGATCGCGCCGGCCTCCAGCGCGGCCATCAGGTTGGTCTGGTCCTCGTTCGAGGCCAGGAACAGCACCCGGCAGCCCGGCACCCGCTCGCGGATCATGTACGTGGCCTGGATCCCGTCGAGGCCCGTCAGGCCGTCGGACAGCACCGCGACGTCCGGCAGGTGTCGCTCCGCCTCCGCGACGGCGCGGACGCCGGAGTCGGCCACCGCCACCACGCGGAGGTCGGGCTCGGCCTCCAGGGCCATGCGGATGGACTCACGAAACAGGGACTGCTCCTCGGCGAGCAGCACGCGGACGTCCATGAGTTCCTCGGCCACCCCCCGGCCCTCCTCTCCTGGTGTGCCGTCGGCCAGGAGTCAGCGTGCGGCCTGGAGCGCCCGGACGGCATGCGCGAACGGAACGGTTCTCCGTACGGAGGATTCATGAGACCGCCACGCGTTCCGCGTCACCGATCGGGCCGTGAAAGCGCTACATTTCGGGCGCACGCGCGAGGGGGAGGCCATGGGATTTCGCGACCGGATGCGGGACCTCGGGAAGGTGGTCCGCCCCCAGAGCGCGGTGGGCGGGAAGTACGAGTTCGAGCCGCGCACCGACCGGATGTCGCGCCGGCTGAAGGGCGTGCAGGGGCCGGGGGAGGACCGCGAGGGCATCCTCCAGTTCGTCGAGTCCCGCCAGGGCGTGGAGGCCTACGTCGAGCCCAAGACGGTCATACATCCACTCTCTGTCGTGCTGGTGGCGAAGGATGGCGAGCACCGGCGCTTCGAGCTCTTCGACGACGCGTATCTGCGGGAGCTGACCCGGACGCACGACTTGAAGGTCTTCGACGCCGTGCGGGCCGGATACCCGCAGCGCATGCGGGACTACCTGCGCCGGCAGCGGACCGAGGGGCCCGGAGAAGTCTAGGCGGCGTCGCCGGAGCGGGAGCCACTGCCGGCGGGTGCTTCCACGATCCCGTGGCGCAGCGCGAACGCCGCGG
It contains:
- a CDS encoding response regulator transcription factor — encoded protein: MAEELMDVRVLLAEEQSLFRESIRMALEAEPDLRVVAVADSGVRAVAEAERHLPDVAVLSDGLTGLDGIQATYMIRERVPGCRVLFLASNEDQTNLMAALEAGAIGYLAKSCRLSELVGATRAIHRGETLVPPTMLGDLLARLMALRQDRDRSLRMVSRLTSREREVLALLAAGGNNQTIAEALVISPDTARTHVQHVLGKLGVHSRLAAAAFARQNGILEYLQVFG
- a CDS encoding oxidoreductase translates to MGFRDRMRDLGKVVRPQSAVGGKYEFEPRTDRMSRRLKGVQGPGEDREGILQFVESRQGVEAYVEPKTVIHPLSVVLVAKDGEHRRFELFDDAYLRELTRTHDLKVFDAVRAGYPQRMRDYLRRQRTEGPGEV